The Desulfovibrio aminophilus sequence GGACGCCGCCGCGGCGGCCATGGACTTCGTGGCCAAACGCCAGACCTCGGTCTACGGCGCTGACGCCAACTCCAAGATCTACAAGCTGCGCAAGTCCCAGGACAACCCCATGATCCAGAAGATCTACGCCAAGGACGGATTCCTGGCCGACGGTCCCTGCGGTCACAAGTCCCACGAGC is a genomic window containing:
- a CDS encoding iron hydrogenase small subunit — encoded protein: MSKALDITRRNFLKFAGATTAVALVGFNFVRDAAAAAMDFVAKRQTSVYGADANSKIYKLRKSQDNPMIQKIYAKDGFLADGPCGHKSHELLHTHYVDRSAGVKAAKAKGIKLKV